In a genomic window of Bordetella petrii:
- the bktB gene encoding beta-ketothiolase BktB has protein sequence MNEVVVTAAARTAIGDFGGALKDVPPIDLGAAVIKEALTRAGVAGAEVGHVAMGHVINTEPRDMYLSRVAAMNAGIGKETPAFNVNRLCGSGLQAIVSAAQTIMLGDTEIAVGGGAESMSRAPYIAPAQRWGARMGDAALLDMMTGALSDPFGRMHMGVTAENVAAKFDISRADQDALAAESHRRAAAAIEAGYFREQIVPIVMKTRKGEVTFDTDEHVRRDVTAESLAGLKPVFKKENGTVTAGNASGLNDGAGAVVLMSAAAAERRGVKPLARLVAYAHAGVDPEIMGIGPVPATQAALKRAGLTVDQLDVIEANEAFAAQACAVARELGFDPVKVNPNGSGISLGHPIGATGAIITVKALYELQRVQGRYALVTMCIGGGQGIAAVFERL, from the coding sequence ATGAATGAAGTCGTCGTCACCGCCGCCGCCCGCACCGCCATCGGTGACTTCGGCGGCGCCCTGAAAGACGTGCCGCCCATCGACCTGGGGGCCGCTGTCATCAAAGAAGCCCTGACCCGCGCCGGCGTGGCTGGCGCCGAAGTCGGCCACGTGGCCATGGGCCATGTCATCAACACCGAGCCGCGCGATATGTATTTGTCGCGCGTGGCCGCCATGAACGCGGGCATCGGCAAGGAAACGCCGGCGTTCAACGTGAACCGCCTGTGCGGCTCCGGGCTGCAGGCCATCGTGTCGGCCGCGCAGACCATCATGCTGGGCGACACCGAGATCGCCGTGGGCGGCGGCGCCGAAAGCATGAGCCGCGCTCCGTACATCGCGCCGGCGCAGCGCTGGGGCGCGCGCATGGGCGACGCGGCCCTGCTCGACATGATGACGGGCGCGCTGTCCGATCCGTTCGGTCGCATGCACATGGGCGTCACCGCCGAGAACGTGGCCGCCAAGTTCGACATCAGCCGCGCCGACCAGGACGCGCTGGCCGCCGAGTCGCATCGCCGCGCTGCCGCCGCCATCGAGGCCGGCTATTTCCGCGAACAGATCGTGCCCATCGTCATGAAAACGCGCAAGGGCGAGGTCACGTTCGACACCGACGAGCACGTGCGGCGCGATGTCACGGCCGAAAGCCTGGCTGGCCTGAAGCCCGTGTTCAAGAAAGAAAACGGCACGGTCACCGCCGGCAATGCCTCGGGCTTGAACGACGGCGCGGGCGCCGTGGTGCTGATGAGCGCCGCCGCGGCCGAGCGCCGGGGCGTCAAGCCGCTGGCGCGCCTGGTGGCGTACGCGCACGCGGGCGTCGACCCCGAAATCATGGGTATCGGGCCGGTGCCCGCCACCCAGGCCGCGCTCAAGCGGGCCGGCCTCACGGTAGACCAGCTCGATGTAATCGAGGCCAACGAGGCCTTTGCCGCCCAGGCCTGCGCGGTCGCGCGCGAACTGGGTTTCGACCCGGTCAAGGTCAACCCCAACGGCAGCGGCATCAGCCTGGGCCACCCCATCGGCGCCACCGGCGCCATCATTACCGTCAAGGCGCTGTATGAACTGCAGCGCGTCCAGGGACGCTACGCGCTGGTCACCATGTGCATCGGCGGCGGGCAGGGCATTGCGGCCGTGTTCGAGCGGCTGTAA